A single Camarhynchus parvulus chromosome 5, STF_HiC, whole genome shotgun sequence DNA region contains:
- the LOC115904636 gene encoding galectin-related protein A-like has protein sequence MTEERCAKVEQYVGEIKGGLRPTMKLTVIGMVHSKPKSFSVTLLCDPVDANKDVGLLFSVNFSEKSITRNARIAGKWGREEKTIPYFPFTAGDTFKMELLCEHQQIRVLLDGRQLCDFTHRIQPLNLVKALQISGDIKLTKVA, from the exons ATGACAGAGGAGAGGTGTGCCAAA GTGGAGCAGTATGTTGGTGAAATTAAAGGTGGCCTGAGACCAACCATGAAGCTCACAGTCATAGGCATGGTACACTCCAAACCCAAGAG cttttcagtgaCTCTGCTCTGTGATCCAGTGGATGCCAACAAAGATGTTGGGCTGTTGTTCTCAGTTAACTTCAGTGAGAAATCCATCACCCGAAATGCACGAAttgctgggaaatggggaagagaagagaagactaTTCCCTACTTTCCTTTTACAGCAGGCGACACGTTCAAG ATGGAGCTCTTATGTGAACACCAGCAAATACGAGTCTTGCTTGATGGACGGCAGCTCTGTGACTTCACTCACCGCATTCAGCCTCTGAACTTGGTGAAAGCTTTGCAGATCTCAGGGGACATCAAGCTTACCAAAGTggcttga